In Callithrix jacchus isolate 240 chromosome 18, calJac240_pri, whole genome shotgun sequence, one DNA window encodes the following:
- the USF1 gene encoding upstream stimulatory factor 1 isoform X2, translated as MKGQQKTAETEEGTVQIQEGAVATGEDPTSVAIASIQSAATFPDPNVKYVFRTENGGQVMYRVIQVSEGQLDGQTEGTGAISGYPATQSMTQAVIQGAFTSDDAVDTEGTAAETHYTYFPSTAVGDGAGGTTSGSTAAVVTTQGSEALLGQATPPGTGSQKLLGQLEMRNAELSTMKWSAAAETRSTTGSCSSPRSSQTALWRAPSLARVKVGFYPKLVIISRSFGRVTTACLKSCRGSTNCSWTMTCFDSRWKILKTRICCCELSCGTTD; from the exons ATGAAGGG GCAGCAGAAAACAGCTGAAACGGAAGAGGGGACAGTGCAGATTCAGGAAG gtgcagtggctactGGGGAGGATCCAACCAGTGTGGCTATTGCCAGCATCCAGTCAGCTGCCACCTTCCCTGACCCCAACGTCAAGTACGTCTTCCGAACTGAGAATGGGGGCCAG GTGATGTACAGGGTGATCCAGGTGTCTGAAGGGCAGCTGGATGGCCAGACTGAGGGCACTGGTGCCATCAGTGGCTACCCTGCCACTCAATCCATGACCCAG GCAGTGATCCAGGGTGCTTTCACCAGTGATGATGCAGTTGACACAGAGGGGACAGCTGCAGAGACGCACTATACTTACTTCCCCAGCACGGCAGTGGGAGATGGGGCAGGGGGTACCACATCGGGGAGTACAGCTGCTGTTGTTACTACCCAGGGCTCAGAGGCACTGCTGGGGCAGGCGACCCCTCCTGGCACTG GAAGTCAGAAGCTCCTCGGACAACTCGAGATGAGAAACGCAGAGCTCAGCACAATGAAG TGGAGCGCCGCCGCCGAGACAAGATCAACAACTGGATCGTGCAGCTCTCCAAGATCATCCCAGACTGCTCTATGGAGAGCACCAAGTCTGGCCAG AGTAAAGGTGGGATTCTATCCAAAGCTTGTGATTATATCCAGGAGCTTCGGCAGAGTAACCACCGCTTGTCTGAAGAGCTGCAGGGGCTCGACCAACTGCAGCTGGACAATGACGTGCTTCGACAGCAG GTGGAAGATCTTAAAAACAAGAATCTGCTGCTGCGAGCTCAGTTGCGGCACCACGGATTAG
- the USF1 gene encoding upstream stimulatory factor 1 isoform X3, which translates to MYRVIQVSEGQLDGQTEGTGAISGYPATQSMTQAVIQGAFTSDDAVDTEGTAAETHYTYFPSTAVGDGAGGTTSGSTAAVVTTQGSEALLGQATPPGTGQFFVMMSPQEVLQGGSQRSIAPRTHPYSPKSEAPRTTRDEKRRAQHNEVERRRRDKINNWIVQLSKIIPDCSMESTKSGQSKGGILSKACDYIQELRQSNHRLSEELQGLDQLQLDNDVLRQQVEDLKNKNLLLRAQLRHHGLEVVIKNDSN; encoded by the exons ATGTACAGGGTGATCCAGGTGTCTGAAGGGCAGCTGGATGGCCAGACTGAGGGCACTGGTGCCATCAGTGGCTACCCTGCCACTCAATCCATGACCCAG GCAGTGATCCAGGGTGCTTTCACCAGTGATGATGCAGTTGACACAGAGGGGACAGCTGCAGAGACGCACTATACTTACTTCCCCAGCACGGCAGTGGGAGATGGGGCAGGGGGTACCACATCGGGGAGTACAGCTGCTGTTGTTACTACCCAGGGCTCAGAGGCACTGCTGGGGCAGGCGACCCCTCCTGGCACTG GTCAGTTTTTTGTAATGATGTCACCACAAGAAGTACTGCAGGGAGGAAGCCAGCGCTCAATTGCCCCTAGGACTCACCCTTATTCCCC GAAGTCAGAAGCTCCTCGGACAACTCGAGATGAGAAACGCAGAGCTCAGCACAATGAAG TGGAGCGCCGCCGCCGAGACAAGATCAACAACTGGATCGTGCAGCTCTCCAAGATCATCCCAGACTGCTCTATGGAGAGCACCAAGTCTGGCCAG AGTAAAGGTGGGATTCTATCCAAAGCTTGTGATTATATCCAGGAGCTTCGGCAGAGTAACCACCGCTTGTCTGAAGAGCTGCAGGGGCTCGACCAACTGCAGCTGGACAATGACGTGCTTCGACAGCAG GTGGAAGATCTTAAAAACAAGAATCTGCTGCTGCGAGCTCAGTTGCGGCACCACGGATTAGAGGTCGTCATCAAGAATGACAGCAACTAA
- the USF1 gene encoding upstream stimulatory factor 1 isoform X1 codes for MKGQQKTAETEEGTVQIQEGAVATGEDPTSVAIASIQSAATFPDPNVKYVFRTENGGQVMYRVIQVSEGQLDGQTEGTGAISGYPATQSMTQAVIQGAFTSDDAVDTEGTAAETHYTYFPSTAVGDGAGGTTSGSTAAVVTTQGSEALLGQATPPGTGQFFVMMSPQEVLQGGSQRSIAPRTHPYSPKSEAPRTTRDEKRRAQHNEVERRRRDKINNWIVQLSKIIPDCSMESTKSGQSKGGILSKACDYIQELRQSNHRLSEELQGLDQLQLDNDVLRQQVEDLKNKNLLLRAQLRHHGLEVVIKNDSN; via the exons ATGAAGGG GCAGCAGAAAACAGCTGAAACGGAAGAGGGGACAGTGCAGATTCAGGAAG gtgcagtggctactGGGGAGGATCCAACCAGTGTGGCTATTGCCAGCATCCAGTCAGCTGCCACCTTCCCTGACCCCAACGTCAAGTACGTCTTCCGAACTGAGAATGGGGGCCAG GTGATGTACAGGGTGATCCAGGTGTCTGAAGGGCAGCTGGATGGCCAGACTGAGGGCACTGGTGCCATCAGTGGCTACCCTGCCACTCAATCCATGACCCAG GCAGTGATCCAGGGTGCTTTCACCAGTGATGATGCAGTTGACACAGAGGGGACAGCTGCAGAGACGCACTATACTTACTTCCCCAGCACGGCAGTGGGAGATGGGGCAGGGGGTACCACATCGGGGAGTACAGCTGCTGTTGTTACTACCCAGGGCTCAGAGGCACTGCTGGGGCAGGCGACCCCTCCTGGCACTG GTCAGTTTTTTGTAATGATGTCACCACAAGAAGTACTGCAGGGAGGAAGCCAGCGCTCAATTGCCCCTAGGACTCACCCTTATTCCCC GAAGTCAGAAGCTCCTCGGACAACTCGAGATGAGAAACGCAGAGCTCAGCACAATGAAG TGGAGCGCCGCCGCCGAGACAAGATCAACAACTGGATCGTGCAGCTCTCCAAGATCATCCCAGACTGCTCTATGGAGAGCACCAAGTCTGGCCAG AGTAAAGGTGGGATTCTATCCAAAGCTTGTGATTATATCCAGGAGCTTCGGCAGAGTAACCACCGCTTGTCTGAAGAGCTGCAGGGGCTCGACCAACTGCAGCTGGACAATGACGTGCTTCGACAGCAG GTGGAAGATCTTAAAAACAAGAATCTGCTGCTGCGAGCTCAGTTGCGGCACCACGGATTAGAGGTCGTCATCAAGAATGACAGCAACTAA